One genomic window of Candidatus Omnitrophota bacterium includes the following:
- a CDS encoding biotin transporter BioY, which produces MGHSHTLALGREVIYSRPASAALGVAFFILAMVLGAYVRIPLPGTPVPITLQTFFVVLSGAVLGKRLGLYSQAGYLLLGVVGLPVFQGYSSGISHFMGSTGGYLIGFVFASYIAGRLTETAGRPAIWRIILGFILGNAVIYTCGIAWLIYLYRIPLESAFLIGLLPFIPGEALKILCAASVFSGISSRTSRIFSVK; this is translated from the coding sequence ATGGGACATTCGCACACATTGGCTCTGGGCAGGGAAGTGATCTATAGTCGTCCAGCGAGCGCAGCGTTGGGGGTCGCATTCTTCATACTTGCCATGGTGCTTGGGGCTTATGTTCGGATACCGTTACCCGGGACGCCTGTCCCGATAACCCTGCAGACATTCTTTGTCGTCCTTTCAGGCGCCGTGCTCGGAAAGCGGCTGGGCCTCTACAGTCAGGCCGGATACCTCTTGCTCGGGGTTGTCGGCCTCCCGGTCTTCCAGGGGTACTCTTCCGGCATAAGCCATTTTATGGGTTCCACTGGCGGATATCTCATAGGGTTCGTCTTCGCGTCGTATATCGCCGGCCGTCTGACAGAGACAGCAGGACGACCCGCGATATGGCGGATCATACTCGGATTCATTCTGGGAAATGCGGTTATCTATACATGCGGCATCGCATGGCTCATCTATCTATATCGCATACCATTAGAAAGCGCTTTCCTTATCGGTCTCCTGCCTTTCATCCCGGGCGAAGCGTTGAAGATATTGTGCGCGGCTTCCGTGTTTTCCGGGATATCATCCCGCACAAGCCGCATCTTCTCTGTAAAATAA